A region of Diadema setosum chromosome 15, eeDiaSeto1, whole genome shotgun sequence DNA encodes the following proteins:
- the LOC140238662 gene encoding uncharacterized protein — translation MAQGSVADIDTELAELVLLEEVKRCVHPDQRQYLEEREVNGARRAAVLLDEYVLTHKGTFKLSSSKKGGQGVPRRGAVAPSIPKTDLDQKPNKACFYCKKDGHVMSACWKLKKKREKEGISNPKALPDAFAITRTEHLPSFERVAENYKPFISSGWRPPDATSDEDFRDVHQVVVPKMYRKEIISLAHEAPLAGHLGINKTQEKVLRYFFWPGLRHDVAEFCRSCHVCQVVGKPNQKIPPAPLRPIPAFEEPFSRVIVDCVGPLPRTKSGHQYLLTMMCASTRFPEAIPLRTITAKNVSKALVKFFTMVGLPKCVQSDQGSNFTSKIFQQVMSELGVECRNSSAYHPQSQGALERFHQTLKNMMRVYCSEHEKEWDEGIPLLLFAVRESVQESLGFSPFELVFGHSVRGPLKILQEKILVEPESNLLDYVCQFKDRLSCTRELAAGHLKAAQSNMKRLFDRKVKERHFEPGSKVLVLLPLQGDALKARYAGPYVVEKRPVEAKVETILNFPRPQSKRELRRFLGMTGYYRKFCHNFADAATPLTNMLRKDSQFDWSDDCQVAFNRLKAMLASSPVLAAPNFDKQFILMVDASDTGGGGALMQKDNNGVDHPVAYMSRKFNKHQRRYSTVEKETLALVMALRHFDVYLNTTKYPVLVYTDHNPLVFLSRMRNKNGRLTRWALVLQEYNLVIQHVRGKDNVIADALSRG, via the exons ATGGCCCAAGGAAGTGTGGCCGACATTGATACAGAGCTCGCTG AGTTGGTATTGTTAGAGGAGGTGAAGAGGTGTGTTCACCCAGATCAGCGGCAGTACCTGGAGGAAAGGGAAGTGAATGGTGCCAGGAGAGCTGCTGTCCTCCTTGATGAGTATGTGCTTACCCACAAgggtactttcaaactttcttcaagCAAGAAAGGAGGCCAGGGTGTGCCAAGAAGAGGAGCTGTTGCTCCAAGCATTCCCAAGACCGATCTTGATCAAAAGCCGAACAAGGCTTGCTTCTATTGCAAGAAGGACGGACATGTGATGTCAGCTTgctggaagttgaagaagaagcgagaaaaagaggggattaGCAACCCCAAAGCATTGCCAGATGCTTTTGCTATCACTCGCACAGAGCATCTGCCATCGTTTGAACGGGTGGCAGAGAATTACAAACCTTTCATATCTTCAGG GTGGCGCCCTCCTGATGCCACAAGTGATGAAGATTTTCGAGATGTTCATCAAGTCGTGGTACCAAAGATGTACCGGAAGGAGATCATATCTCTTGCCCATGAAGCACCATTGGCAGGTCATTTGGGGATCAACAAAACCCAAGAGAAGGTGCTTCGATATTTCTTCTGGCCAGGTTTGCGACATGACGTCGCAGAGTTTTGTCGGTCTTGCCATGTGTGTCAGGTAGTTGGCAAGCCAAACCAGAAGATTCCCCCTGCCCCTTTAAGGCCAATTCCGGCCTTCGAAGAACCGTTTAGTCGGGTCATTGTGGATTGTGTCGGTCCTCTTCCAAGGACAAAGTCGGGTCATCAGTATTTGCTGACGATGATGTGTGCATCTACCCGCTTCCCCGAGGCAATTCCATTACGGACGATTACTGCCAAGAATGTCAGTAAAGCTCTTGTGAAGTTCTTCACAATGGTAGGACTTCCAAAGTGTGTGCAGTCAGACCAAGGGTCTAATTTCACATCCAAAATCTTCCAACAGGTGATGAGTGAGTTAGGTGTAGAATGTAGGAACTCAAGTGCTTACCATCCACAGAGCCAGGGAGCTCTTGAACGCTTTCACCAAACCTTGAAGAATATGATGCGTGTGTACTGCAGTGAGCACGAGAAAGAGTGGGATGAGGGTATTCCTCTCCTCTTGTTTGCAGTTCGAGAATCGGTCCAGGAATCTCTTGGATTCAGTCCTTTCGAGCTGGTCTTTGGGCACTCAGTTCGTGGTCCCTTGAAGATCTTGCAAGAAAAGATCTTGGTTGAGCCGGAGTCCAACCTATTGGACTATGTGTGTCAGTTCAAGGATAGACTTTCTTGTACTCGTGAACTAGCTGCAGGTCATCTGAAGGCAGCTCAGTCTAACATGAAGAGACTGTTTGATCGGAAGGTGAAAGAAAGGCATTTCGAGCCTGGTTCTAAGGTTCTTGTGTTGCTCCCTCTTCAAGGAGATGCCTTGAAGGCTAGATATGCAGGGCCATATGTGGTTGAGAAAAGG CCTGTTGAAGCAAAGGTGGAGACGATCCTGAACTTTCCCCGCCCACAGAGTAAGCGAGAGCTGAGACGATTTCTGGGCATGACTGGCTATTATCGGAAGTTCTGCCATAATTTTGCTGATGCTGCAACACCGCTCACCAACATGTTGCGGAAAGACTCGCAGTTCGACTGGTCAGATGACTGTCAAGTTGCTTTCAACCGGCTGAAGGCAATGCTAGCGAGTTCTCCGGTTCTTGCAGCGCCGAACTTCGACAAGCAGTTCATTCTTATGGTGGACGCGAGTgacacaggaggaggaggagccctgATGCAGAAGGATAACAACGGAGTTGACCATCCCGTCGCGTACAtgtccagaaaattcaacaaacatcagCGACGGTACTCCACCGTCGAGAAGGAGACGTTAGCGCTCGTCATGGCTCTTCGTCATTTTGACGTGTACCTGAACACTACAAAGTATCCAGTGCTGGTGTACACAGACCACAATCCGCTTGTGTTCCTGTCGCGAATGAGGAACAAAAATGGACGCCTAACCAGATGGGCGCTAGTGCTACAGGAGTACAACCTTGTGATACAGCACGTACGCggaaaagacaatgtcattgcaGACGCTTTGTCCCGTGGATGA